The sequence GATGGAAAAACCCGATGTGGATTTAATTGAAGGATTAAGTCCTTCCATTTCCATTGAACAGAAAACGGTACATCGCAACCCTCGGTCTACGGTCGGAACCGTTACAGAGATTTATGATTACCTGCGACTTCTCTTTGCTCGGGTAGGGACACCTTATTGTTATAAATGTGGTAAGGTTATTTCAGCACAAACGCCACAGCAGATTGTTGACAATATTTTAAA is a genomic window of Spirochaetota bacterium containing:
- a CDS encoding excinuclease ABC subunit A, which encodes MEKPDVDLIEGLSPSISIEQKTVHRNPRSTVGTVTEIYDYLRLLFARVGTPYCYKCGKVISAQTPQQIVDNILKFPEQTK